DNA sequence from the Paenibacillus azoreducens genome:
CTTTTGGATGATCCTTTTAATGCAGGGGGCCGGGAGATCGAGTTTGTCGCTAAAACATATGGCATAGGGCCGGAATTTTCGCAAATATTGGAACAGATGCGGATGGACTCCGCAAACGGTATATATGACCCTGCCGGTATTGAAGAACAGCTGCATGAACTGATGTGTGTTTTGTTTCGGGAACATCGCCAGGTCCGGCACGAAATGTCCAAACTGCCCACCGTCAAATCCTCCACGAGCGAGGAATTATATCGGCGCGTATATATCGGATATGAATACCTTTCCGCTTATTATCATAGATCCGTTACGGTTTCGGAGGCGGCGAAGGCGGCCTGCCTGTCGACGAATCATTTTCTGCGGGGGTTCAAACAGCTTTTTGGGTTTACCCCGCATCAACTTTTGAAGGAAAAGCGGCTGCAGGAAGCGAAAAAGCTGCTTTGTCAGACCGACTGGCCGGTGACGGACATCTGTTTGGCAGTTGGTTTTCAAAGCCATGGCTCCTTCAGCAGCTTGTTTGCCAGAAGATTTGGAGTAAGTCCATCGGTATGCCGCGGAAAAAGGTGATTTTGAAGAAGCAAACATTCTTTCGATGGCATTATGATTAGGTTCGTACATGAACATCACAAATAAGGAGGACCTAGGATTTGGAAGAAAAAGAGCAGATCGATGAGCTGTTCCGGGCGGCTCAGGAAGGCGATGCAGCTCGGCTTGAGGAATTGTTGAAGTTCCAGCCCGAGCGGGCAAATTTGGAAAATGCGGATGGGCTGACGCTGCTTGGCTATGCAGCTCATTACGGGCATGCCGAGGCGGTACGGGTACTCATCGAGGCAGGTGCGGATGTTAATGCGGTTTCCCATTCGAACATACCGTATATTCCGTCGAATACCGCACTGCATGCGGCAATCGCCGGGGAGAGGGACATGGATGTCATCCGGACGCTGCTCGCGCATAAAGCGGACACGCGTATTTTCGACAGCAACGGGCATACCTGCCTGCATACCGCAGCTTTTCATGACGATAACGTGGAGATCATTCGGCTGCTGCTGGCAAACGGCGCGGATGCGAGCGAGCGTTGTGGTGACGGCGAAACTGCATCGGAGTTAGCGGAGAAGCAGGGGAACAGGAATGTGGCAGAACTGCTTAGAGCCGTTGTGGAATAAAAAAACGGATCGACATCTTATATCAGAATTTTGCAAAATTCGATTCCGGCCGCTCCCGAGCCCAATATATAGACGAACTAAACCGTTCCGCTCTATATGCTGCTGATTGAAAGTCGCTTTCTGGATTTTGCAAAATCCTCATATAAGCGGAACTAAAGAAAAGGAAAAGGATTAGGAATAGAATTTGTTTTTGCTAACGGACACAGCAGCCGCTATTATGGGTAATTTCGACGATTATAGTTTTTAACGGACACAGCAGCTGCTATTTAGTGAAAAAGCTCCCTTTTGGCGGTGTATCTGGGCATTTAAGCGCTGTGGCGTCCGTTAAAATTTAAAAACGGCTGTTTTTTGTTACTTAGCGGTCGTGGTGTCCATTAGAATCAAACATGGCCTGACGGTCACCACCATATATGAAAAATGGGACTTGCGTTCTTGCCCACTTTTTGAGGTACTTAAGATAGATGGATCAGAGGTCGGTTATATTTTGGAGACACACTCCGTGTTAGAATCGGACCCATTGCAACCACGAGAATCGCCGATTGTTACTACGAGTACGCGTATAAAGTGTCATCTTGTACAAGGTTGCATGATCTGTCTGTACAAATCTTGAAACCTCGAAAGGAGTTGTTCCTCTTGGATGCAATTTTGGAACGATGTGCCGGTCTAGATGTTCATCAGGATAACATCGTAGTCTGCTTGCTCTCCGGTCCGCTGGAGAAAAAGCCATCGAAAGAAATTCAAACATTCGGGACGACCACGAAAGAATTGCTGCAATTGCAAGAGTGGCTTCTGGCTCGGGAATGCACACATGTAGCTATGGAGAGCACAGGCGTGTACTGGAAACCCATATGGAACGTTTTGGAGGACACGTGTGAGTTGACCTTAGCCAACCCAACGCGTATCAAGAATGTTCCAGGCCGGAAGACCGACTACAACGATGCGGAATGGATCGCTCGGTTGCATCGCAGCGGATTAATCGAGAAGAGTTTTGTACCTCATAAAGACATTCGCGATTTGCGTGACTTGACTCGTTATCGGCGCAAGCTCCTCCAGAATGTGACCCAAGAGAAGAACCGGGTTCACAAGATCTTGCAAGATGCGAATTTGAAACTCACCACCTTTATGAGCGACATTTTTGGGGTTTCCGGTCGAGCGTTGCTTGAATCCATTGTCAATGGCGAGGTGCTCGATGAGAAGCAAGTTCGAGACATGGTCAAGTCGACACTAAAGCGTAAGGTCCCCAAACTCATGGAGTCGTTGAATGGACGATTACGCATCCATCACCGTAATATGATCCGAAGACATCTGGAGCATATTGTGTATCTCGAGAAGGAGATTGTGGAACTGGAAGCGGAAATCGATTCTCTGCTTACGCCTCATCACTTGGAAATGGAATTGCTGGACACCATTCCTGGGATCAACCATGATGCAGCGGCGAGCATCGTGGCCGAATTGGGTACAGATATGTCTCAATTTCCATCCGATGGGCACGTTTCTTCATGGGCCGGGGTATGCCCAGCCAATCATGAAAGTAACGGTAAAAAAAAAGAAAAAAGAACCAACGAGGAAGTAGAGGGCTAAAATCGGTTCTCTGCCAATGTAGTTGGGCAGCGATACGTAAGAAAGACTCACGGATCGCTGCGGTGTACTACAGGCTGGTCAAACGTATGGGCAAACAAAAGGCCATTATGGCGGTTTCACATTTACTCTTACGCATGATCTACGTCGTCCTTCGCGACAAAGTGCCTTACGAGGAACTGGGTGCAGACTATTTGGGTAAACGCGAGAAGACTATTGAGTACTGGATTCGTAAAATCAACCAGATGGGCTATAAAGTTGAGATTCATGAGCTGAATCTAACATAGACCCATATTTTGGAAGTTCAATCAAACAGAAACCTTTTTTTGCTTTGGCGCGCTTTCACACTTTAATGCGCGAAGTTATTTTTCGTATAAATATGTTGCGGTATGATTTAAAATGTCCCGCAACATGCCAGAAAGCCCTGTACGCATAAATACGGGACTGATCCTTGTCTCACAAACAGGGGTCAGTTCCTTACGATGCGGCAGGGCTTTTAGGTTGCCTCTTAACGGCTTGCCTGGTGAAGGCTGTTTTTCAGCAGGATGCTGTGGTATAAATATTCGAAAATAAATTCGAAGGCTTCCAGATGTTTTTTGGCTTCGAACGCATCTTTACCCCAGGCGTAAATGCCGTGATTGCGCAAGAGAATGCCCGGAACCGCCGGATTCAGAACATTTTCCACACGCTCGGCAATCGACGGAATATGGGCGAAGTTAGGCAGTACCGGGATTGAAATGGCCGCGTCTTCCTCCCAAATATTAAAGGCTTTGATCAGTTCTATGCCTTGCGCAGGGACAGCGCCTTGATCGCCGAACCATTCGCTGATCAGATTATTGAAGATAGTATGGACGTGAAATACCGCGCCGCAGCCGGTCAGACGGTAGATTTCGCAGTGGATGAGCGTTTCGGCGCTAGGCTTCAGATTCGTCGTTTCCGCGGCCCGGCCGCTTTTGTCCACAAACAGGAAATCTTCAGGCGTATTGGCCGATTTATCTTTACCGCTGGCGGTAATGGCAAAATAAAAATGCCCGGGATCGAAATCCCCTACACGCATGGATAAATTGCCGCTGGTCCCGGGGAACCAGCTTTTAGCCGCAAACTGCTGCTTGATTTGCCGGAGCTGTTCCAGCACCTGCTGTTTCTCTTCAAGACTGATGTTCGCAAAAGTCATAGGCTACAGCACTCCTTGTTGTTGTTTCTGTTTCATATCGTGCATAATGTCGAAAAAGTCCGTGAACGGTACATGTTTAACGCCTAGCTCGGCGCATTTATCGGTTAAGATGGAGCGCGAGTAGACCAGATCGGCAATTTTCGCTCCTTCAAAATCCGTCAGGCTGTCGCCGATGAGAATCCGTTCATACTGATCCGCCGGAAAGCGGCGCATAACGGTCGATTTGCACATGCCGCAGCCGTTATGGCACGGGTCCTGGCAGGGATGCGGCCACAAAATCTCGATTCTTTCACCGCTGAAATCGGCGCTATTGCAGAAAATATGGCCGGCAGGGATGTCAAACGGAGCAAGCAGCGGGTCGATGAAAAAATCCATGCCTCCGCTTGTAACATAAAATTCGATATTTTCCTGTTTTACATAGTCAAGAAATTCCCGGAAACCGGCGCGGATGCCGGCACGGCTGAGCACGAACTCCACGATTTCCTCCTTGTGGCTGGAGGGCAGCAGCGCAAACATTTCGCCAACGCCCTGGCGCAAGGAGATTTCCTGGTCTACGGTCCGTTTCATGATCTGCTCATAACCTTCGGGCTTGAATTCTTTCATAATGGCCACGATGTTGTCGGAGAGGGTAATCGTTCCATCGAAATCGCAAAAGATAACAGGGTTCTTGCCTGCTGTCATCGCTTTTCCCCCCAAGCTTCCAGCGCCGCCTTTAATTCCGGATGCCCGGCATCGGCGTAATCCGCCAGACGGATGGATTGCTGCGCGGCTTCAATCGCCTGCACGAAAGCGCGGCCGCCGGCTTCCGTTCCCATAGGGTGGCCGTGAATGCCGCCGCCCGCGTTCACCACCACATCTTGCCCGAAATCGCGCAAAATGAGCGGCACCAGCCCCGGGTGAATGCCTGCGGACGGAACCGGCATGCTGGCTTTCATCGGCAGCGAGCCGGTCATCAGCTCATCGCGGATGGCCATGTTCTCTTCGCGCGGCATCGTAACTGAGCCATAAGGCGAAGGGAAGAGGACGAGATCCGCACCTGCCAGGCGCATCAGCTG
Encoded proteins:
- a CDS encoding helix-turn-helix domain-containing protein, coding for MNFKQEHTRTWMPSPVLHEQSAEYYWKGTGKLSVKTFRGGSALYQAGNGHYSVGDNRYLLLNQGQEYSIAIESDQPVESFCVFFPHGMPEEVWRSCVRREEELLDDPFNAGGREIEFVAKTYGIGPEFSQILEQMRMDSANGIYDPAGIEEQLHELMCVLFREHRQVRHEMSKLPTVKSSTSEELYRRVYIGYEYLSAYYHRSVTVSEAAKAACLSTNHFLRGFKQLFGFTPHQLLKEKRLQEAKKLLCQTDWPVTDICLAVGFQSHGSFSSLFARRFGVSPSVCRGKR
- a CDS encoding ankyrin repeat domain-containing protein, encoding MEEKEQIDELFRAAQEGDAARLEELLKFQPERANLENADGLTLLGYAAHYGHAEAVRVLIEAGADVNAVSHSNIPYIPSNTALHAAIAGERDMDVIRTLLAHKADTRIFDSNGHTCLHTAAFHDDNVEIIRLLLANGADASERCGDGETASELAEKQGNRNVAELLRAVVE
- a CDS encoding IS110 family transposase, with amino-acid sequence MDAILERCAGLDVHQDNIVVCLLSGPLEKKPSKEIQTFGTTTKELLQLQEWLLARECTHVAMESTGVYWKPIWNVLEDTCELTLANPTRIKNVPGRKTDYNDAEWIARLHRSGLIEKSFVPHKDIRDLRDLTRYRRKLLQNVTQEKNRVHKILQDANLKLTTFMSDIFGVSGRALLESIVNGEVLDEKQVRDMVKSTLKRKVPKLMESLNGRLRIHHRNMIRRHLEHIVYLEKEIVELEAEIDSLLTPHHLEMELLDTIPGINHDAAASIVAELGTDMSQFPSDGHVSSWAGVCPANHESNGKKKEKRTNEEVEG
- a CDS encoding methylthioribulose 1-phosphate dehydratase is translated as MTFANISLEEKQQVLEQLRQIKQQFAAKSWFPGTSGNLSMRVGDFDPGHFYFAITASGKDKSANTPEDFLFVDKSGRAAETTNLKPSAETLIHCEIYRLTGCGAVFHVHTIFNNLISEWFGDQGAVPAQGIELIKAFNIWEEDAAISIPVLPNFAHIPSIAERVENVLNPAVPGILLRNHGIYAWGKDAFEAKKHLEAFEFIFEYLYHSILLKNSLHQASR
- a CDS encoding 2-hydroxy-3-keto-5-methylthiopentenyl-1-phosphate phosphatase translates to MTAGKNPVIFCDFDGTITLSDNIVAIMKEFKPEGYEQIMKRTVDQEISLRQGVGEMFALLPSSHKEEIVEFVLSRAGIRAGFREFLDYVKQENIEFYVTSGGMDFFIDPLLAPFDIPAGHIFCNSADFSGERIEILWPHPCQDPCHNGCGMCKSTVMRRFPADQYERILIGDSLTDFEGAKIADLVYSRSILTDKCAELGVKHVPFTDFFDIMHDMKQKQQQGVL